In the Candidatus Desulfatibia profunda genome, one interval contains:
- a CDS encoding acyl-CoA thioesterase: MKWTETEETVRFNEVDEWGMAWHGHYAAWFEAGRMDLLRRFDLMPSQMVELGYIAPVIRLECDFKHPAKCGDRIIIRSTVVKPEIAALKFNFEIRLKENQTLLARGESTQVLLTNAKKMIYRLSGELEKRINNLVTYCRQA; the protein is encoded by the coding sequence GTGAAGTGGACAGAGACAGAAGAAACCGTCCGTTTTAATGAAGTGGACGAATGGGGCATGGCCTGGCACGGCCATTATGCGGCATGGTTCGAGGCCGGACGCATGGACCTGCTTCGGCGTTTTGATCTGATGCCCTCTCAAATGGTCGAACTGGGGTATATTGCACCGGTAATTCGCCTGGAATGTGATTTCAAACATCCGGCAAAATGCGGCGACAGGATCATTATTCGATCGACAGTGGTCAAACCCGAAATTGCTGCCCTGAAATTTAATTTCGAGATACGCCTTAAAGAAAACCAAACCCTTCTTGCTCGCGGAGAATCGACGCAGGTGCTGCTGACCAACGCTAAAAAAATGATTTACCGCCTCAGCGGCGAACTCGAAAAGCGCATTAACAACCTGGTAACTTATTGCCGGC